One Blattabacterium cuenoti DNA window includes the following coding sequences:
- the mtaB gene encoding tRNA (N(6)-L-threonylcarbamoyladenosine(37)-C(2))-methylthiotransferase MtaB translates to MFFKKKIAFYTIGCKLNYAETSSIARKFSNFNYEHVSFKSFADIYVINSCSVTKNSDTEFKRIVRYAMRKNEKAFIIAVGCYVQLHPKEISYISGVDLVLGSEEKFHIIDYLNQVDLSKKNFPAKIFFSKKTCSYFSSYSFSNSSNPNNRRTRSFLKIQDGCDYKCSYCVIPMSRGPSRSESIENILKNIRFLLKKGVKEIVLTGVNIGDYGKKIFPKNERHTYTFFDLIQEIDQIEEMVRIRLSSIEPNLLKNECIEFLSKSKHFVPHFHIPLQSGSNEILGKMQRRYRKELYQEKVKKIRDLIPDAYIGADIIVGFPGETHKHFLETYHFLKKLDISSLHIFTYSQRPNTKSILIQQENISKKIQKKRNKTLKILSIKKYRSFCEKQIHTIKTVLFENNYSNNEYLYGYTENYIRTKISFISTFRNTLQDVILKKIDEKDGIMIAQSVFV, encoded by the coding sequence ATGTTTTTTAAAAAAAAAATTGCATTTTATACAATTGGTTGTAAACTGAATTACGCAGAAACCTCTTCCATTGCAAGGAAATTTTCTAATTTCAATTATGAACATGTTTCTTTCAAAAGTTTTGCAGATATTTATGTAATAAATAGTTGTAGTGTAACAAAGAATTCAGATACTGAATTTAAGAGGATAGTCCGTTATGCTATGAGAAAAAACGAAAAAGCTTTTATTATCGCAGTAGGATGTTATGTCCAACTTCATCCTAAAGAAATCTCTTATATAAGTGGGGTAGATCTCGTGTTAGGTTCTGAAGAAAAATTCCATATAATAGATTATCTTAATCAAGTCGATTTATCCAAAAAAAATTTTCCTGCAAAAATTTTTTTTTCAAAAAAAACATGTTCTTATTTCTCATCGTATTCTTTTTCTAATTCTTCTAATCCTAATAATAGGAGAACTCGTTCTTTTTTGAAAATCCAGGATGGATGTGATTACAAGTGTAGTTATTGTGTCATTCCTATGTCTAGAGGGCCTTCTCGTTCTGAGAGTATAGAAAATATATTGAAAAATATCAGATTCCTTTTAAAAAAAGGAGTCAAAGAAATCGTGTTAACAGGAGTCAACATTGGGGACTATGGAAAAAAAATATTTCCTAAGAATGAACGTCATACATATACCTTTTTTGATTTAATCCAGGAAATAGATCAAATAGAAGAAATGGTAAGAATCCGTTTGTCTTCAATAGAACCTAATTTGTTAAAAAATGAGTGTATTGAATTTTTATCAAAAAGTAAACATTTCGTACCTCATTTTCATATTCCTTTACAGTCTGGAAGTAACGAGATATTGGGAAAAATGCAAAGACGTTATAGAAAGGAACTTTATCAAGAAAAAGTGAAAAAAATACGCGACTTAATACCAGATGCTTATATTGGGGCAGATATTATTGTTGGATTTCCTGGGGAAACACACAAACATTTTTTAGAGACTTATCATTTTTTGAAAAAACTAGATATTTCATCTTTACACATATTTACTTATTCACAGAGACCCAATACAAAATCCATTCTTATACAACAGGAAAACATCTCTAAAAAAATACAGAAAAAACGAAATAAAACACTCAAGATTCTTTCAATAAAAAAATACCGTTCTTTTTGTGAGAAACAAATTCATACAATAAAAACTGTTTTATTTGAAAATAATTATTCAAATAACGAGTATTTGTATGGATATACAGAAAATTATATTAGAACAAAAATTTCTTTTATTTCAACATTTAGAAATACATTACAAGATGTTATTCTAAAAAAAATAGATGAGAAAGATGGGATTATGATTGCTCAATCTGTTTTTGTTTAA
- a CDS encoding peroxiredoxin: protein MNQTLIAKKAPSFTSSAVLNGKDIVHNFTLEQFRGKKYVLLFFYPKDFTFVCPTEIYAFQEKIKEFESRNVQIIAISTDTEQSHWTWLQIPKKKGGISGVTYPIVSDVNKTISHNYGVLSGDWICCNNNVKATGELIAYRGLFLIDQEGIVRHLLINDFPLGRNVNEAIRMIDALQYYEKEGEVCPANWTQGKRAIKATHSGIIDYFSSE from the coding sequence AGTTTTACATCTAGTGCTGTATTAAATGGAAAAGATATTGTACATAATTTTACTTTAGAACAATTTAGGGGTAAAAAATATGTTTTACTTTTCTTCTATCCTAAAGATTTTACTTTTGTTTGCCCTACAGAAATATATGCATTTCAAGAAAAAATAAAGGAATTCGAATCAAGAAATGTACAAATTATTGCTATCTCTACAGATACGGAACAATCTCATTGGACTTGGTTACAAATTCCCAAAAAAAAAGGGGGGATATCTGGGGTGACTTATCCTATTGTTTCTGATGTCAATAAAACCATTTCCCATAATTATGGAGTTTTATCTGGAGATTGGATTTGCTGCAATAATAATGTAAAAGCAACGGGAGAACTTATTGCTTATAGAGGATTGTTTTTAATAGATCAAGAAGGAATTGTAAGACATCTTTTAATTAATGATTTTCCTTTAGGTAGAAATGTCAATGAAGCAATTCGTATGATAGATGCACTACAGTATTATGAAAAGGAAGGAGAAGTTTGTCCCGCAAATTGGACCCAAGGAAAACGTGCTATAAAAGCTACTCATAGTGGAATTATAGATTATTTTTCATCCGAATAG